One Setaria italica strain Yugu1 chromosome II, Setaria_italica_v2.0, whole genome shotgun sequence DNA segment encodes these proteins:
- the LOC101760636 gene encoding bet1-like protein At4g14600, whose protein sequence is MAHPMYGSGPLRSRNAASSDEIQLRIDPVHGDLDEEIDGLHSRVRMLKGVAQEINSEAKFQNDFLNQLQMTLAKAQAGVKNNMRRLNKSIIQQGSNHVLHVVLFALFCFLVVYLLSKFSRR, encoded by the exons ATGGCGCACCCGATGTACGGCTCCGGCCCGCTCCGATCCAG GAACGCGGCGAGCTCGGACGAGATCCAGCTGCGGATCGACCCGGTGCACGGGGACCTCGACGAGGAGATCGACGGGCTGCACTCCAGGGTCCGCATGCTCAAAGGG GTGGCCCAGGAGATAAATTCTGAAGCCAAATTCCAGAATGATTTCCTTAACCAATTG CAAATGACCCTTGCAAAAGCTCAGGCAGGAGTGAAGAATAACATGCGAAGGCTGAACAAGAGCATCATCCAGCAGGGTTCAAATCATGTTCTCCATGTCGTCCTCTTCGCTCTGTTTTGCTTCTTGGTTGTCTATCTCCTGTCAAAGTTCTCCAGAAGATAG